From Campylobacter sp. MG1, a single genomic window includes:
- a CDS encoding DUF4878 domain-containing protein, whose protein sequence is MKKVFFMLCATLFLVACGGDNPKDIAKNFIESAYNGKVENMMKYLDVPDNQKETAKGKLSMMVLMTAEATNKKGGISNISIIDITENDENANVTLKITFKDKSEANENVRLYKKDKKWYVKM, encoded by the coding sequence ATGAAAAAAGTATTTTTTATGTTATGTGCTACATTATTTTTGGTAGCTTGTGGTGGAGATAATCCTAAAGATATAGCTAAAAATTTTATTGAAAGTGCTTATAATGGCAAAGTTGAAAATATGATGAAGTACTTAGATGTCCCAGATAATCAAAAAGAAACCGCTAAAGGTAAATTATCTATGATGGTTTTAATGACAGCTGAAGCCACAAATAAAAAAGGTGGTATAAGCAATATTTCTATTATTGATATAACTGAAAATGATGAAAATGCAAATGTTACATTAAAAATAACATTTAAAGATAAAAGTGAAGCAAATGAAAATGTAAGATTATACAAAAAAGATAAAAAATGGTATGTAAAAATGTAA